The following coding sequences lie in one Danio rerio strain Tuebingen ecotype United States chromosome 3, GRCz12tu, whole genome shotgun sequence genomic window:
- the spc24 gene encoding kinetochore protein Spc24 (The RefSeq protein has 1 substitution compared to this genomic sequence): protein MSHSISMHDDDLEKLGESLNEIIMSSKAESVLQAARKKKQEFFDHYIKTKKTLTELLNDLVHTEGVVGQKLLDLDQQKSQMMQEIMKMEQEVQRSQSKSQNLDSELEFLQKELERLRDAEQEIQTLQQEVDEDTTEVIPSAIYVAQLYSKVTKIKLEFDTEPHILKGVHYGADVVTPINIDTSTRTPCEVSDELWSLVKTEW from the exons ATGTCCCATAGCATTTCGATGCATGATGATGACCTTGAGAAATTAGGAGAATCTTTGAATGAGATCATCATGAGCAGTAAGGCAGAAAGTGTTCTTCAAGCAGCAAGGAAAAAAAAGCAGGAGTTCTTCGACCACTACATCAAGACTAAGAAGACGCTTACTGAGCTCCTAAATG ATCTTGTGCACACAGAAGAGGTGGTCGGCCAGAAGCTTCTGGATTTAGACCAACAGAAAAGCCAGATGATGCAGGAGATCATGAAGATGGAGCAGGAGGTGCAGAGGAGCCAGTCTAAAAGTCAAAACCTGGACTCAGAGCTGGA ATTCTTGCAGAAAGAGCTGGAAAGACTCCGAGATGCTGAGCAAGAAATCCAAACCCTGCAACAGGAAGTGGATGAGGACACAACTGAGGTCATTCCTTCAGCCAT ATATGTTGCTCAGCTCTACTCTAAAGTGACCAAGATAAAGCTGGAGTTTGACACAGAGCCGCACATACTGAAAGGAG TTCACTATGGTGCGGATGTGGTGACCCCCATCAACATAGACACCTCCACCCGTACACCCTGTGAGGTCAGCGATGAGCTCTGGAGCCTGGTTAAGACAGAATGGTAG
- the s1pr5a gene encoding sphingosine 1-phosphate receptor 5a yields the protein MEASYAASAAIEPTPPPMTSSPGYMFSMFREYQSNAVIMAHYNFTGKLKENKYRDGLKPEAIAFLIICLLIVVENAIVLVAIWKNKKFHMPMYYLLGSLTLSDLLAGFTYMVNIVTSGANTLKMTPVLWFLREGGVFITLAASVISLLAIAIERHVTMVRMKPYQGAKRGRMFGLIGASWLLSILLGILPIMGWNCIGNLDECSTVLPLYAKSFILFCITVFTLVLMSIVVLYVRIFRIVKSNTQRLGFGTQRKGLARKSQKYLALLKTVTIVLGVFIACWLPLFVLLLLDFSCPAQSCEVLFKADYFLGIAMINSLLNPIIYTLTSKDMRRAILRLVCSYCLLTKDGQVKKFGMPFLDCSTSRAEVPSHRLEGLETTVSSGNFTPSTIKAIYPRILKS from the coding sequence ATGGAAGCTTCATACGCTGCCAGTGCTGCCATCGAACCGACTCCACCACCCATGACCTCATCCCCAGGTTACATGTTCAGCATGTTTCGGGAGTACCAGAGCAATGCGGTTATCATGGCCCATTACAACTTCACCGGGAAGCTAAAAGAGAATAAATACCGGGATGGACTGAAACCCGAGGCCATTGCGTTTCTCATCATTTGCCTTCTCATTGTAGTGGAAAATGCGATTGTTTTGGTGGCAATATGGAAGAACAAAAAATTCCACATGCCAATGTACTACTTACTCGGCAGCTTGACGCTGTCTGATCTGCTTGCCGGTTTCACCTACATGGTGAACATCGTGACTTCAGGGGCAAACACTCTCAAAATGACTCCAGTGCTGTGGTTTCTTCGAGAAGGTGGTGTGTTTATCACTCTTGCTGCATCTGTCATCAGTCTCCTCGCTATAGCTATTGAGCGGCATGTCACGATGGTCCGCATGAAGCCGTACCAAGGAGCCAAGCGTGGCCGGATGTTCGGTTTGATCGGTGCAAGTTGGCTCTTGTCAATTCTCCTCGGCATTCTTCCAATCATGGGCTGGAACTGCATAGGAAACTTGGACGAATGCTCCACTGTCCTGCCGCTTTACGCCAAGAGCTTCATCCTTTTTTGCATCACTGTTTTCACCCTAGTTCTGATGTCCATCGTGGTGCTCTACGTGCGGATATTCCGCATCGTCAAGTCCAACACCCAGCGGTTAGGCTTTGGCACGCAGCGTAAAGGATTGGCGAGGAAGTCCCAGAAGTATCTGGCTCTGCTGAAGACGGTCACCATCGTTCTTGGCGTCTTCATCGCCTGCTGGCTGCCCCTCTTTGTGCTTCTTCTGCTGGACTTCTCCTGCCCTGCTCAAAGCTGTGAGGTGCTGTTCAAGGCAGACTACTTTTTGGGCATTGCCATGATCAATTCGCTCCTCAATCCCATCATTTACACCCTGACTAGTAAAGACATGCGCAGAGCCATTCTAAGACTGGTCTGCAGCTATTGTCTGCTAACAAAAGATGGACAGGTCAAGAAGTTTGGCATGCCGTTTCTGGATTGTAGCACCAGTAGGGCAGAAGTGCCGTCACACAGGCTGGAAGGCCTGGAGACCACAGTTTCATCAGGGAACTTTACACCATCTACTATTAAAGCCATTTACCCAAGGATACTTAAGAGTTGA